One genomic region from Rattus norvegicus strain BN/NHsdMcwi chromosome 10, GRCr8, whole genome shotgun sequence encodes:
- the Asgr1 gene encoding asialoglycoprotein receptor 1 isoform X1 — translation MTKDYQDFQHLDNENDHHQLQRGPPPAPRLLQRLCSGFRLFLLSLGLSILLLVVVCVITSQNSQLREDLRVLRQNFSNFTVSTEDQVKALTTQGERVGRKMKLVESQLEKHQEDLREDHSRLLLHVKQLVSDVRSLSCQMAALRGNGSERICCPINWVEYEGSCYWFSSSVKPWTEADKYCQLENAHLVVVTSWEEQRFVQQHMGPLNTWIGLTDQNGPWKWVDGTDYETGFKNWRPGQPDDWYGHGLGGGEDCAHFTTDGHWNDDVCRRPYRWVCETELGKAN, via the exons ATGACAAAGGATTATCAAGATTTCCAGCACTTGGACAATGAGAACGACCACCATCAACTCCAGAGAG GGCCACCTCCCGCTCCAAGGCTCTTGCAGCGACTCTGCTCTGGATTCCGTCTCTTCCTGCTTTCCCTGGGCCTCAGCATCCTGCTGCTGGTGGTTGTCTGTGTGATCACATCCCAAA ATTCCCAACTCCGGGAAGATCTGCGGGTTCTAAGGCAGAATTTCAGCAACTTTACCGTGAGCACTGAGGACCAGGTCAAGGCCCTGACCACCCAGG gagagagagtgggaagaAAGATGAAGTTAGTCGAGTCACAGCTGGAAAAACATCAGGAGGATCTGAGGGAAG ACCACTCTAGATTGCTACTGCATGTAAAGCAGTTAGTGTCTGACGTGCGAAGCTTGAGCTGCCAGATGGCCGCACTTCGGGGCAATG GCTCTGAAAGGATCTGCTGCCCCATCAACTGGGTGGAGTATGAAGGCAGCTGCTACTGGTTCTCCAGCTCTGTGAAGCCTTGGACGGAAGCTGACAAGTACTGCCAGCTGGAGAACGCCCACCTGGTGGTGGTGACTTCCTGGGAGGAGCAG aGATTCGTCCAGCAACACATGGGCCCCTTAAATACTTGGATTGGCCTAACTGACCAGAACGGACCCTGGAAATGGGTGGATGGGACAGACTATGAGACAGGCTTcaa GAACTGGAGACCAGGGCAGCCAGATGACTGGTACGGACATGGGCTTGGAGGGGGTGAAGACTGTGCCCACTTCACCACCGATGGCCACTGGAATGATGACGTCTGCAGGAGGCCCTACCGCTGGGTCTGTGAGACAGAGTTGGGCAAGGCCAATTAG
- the Asgr1 gene encoding asialoglycoprotein receptor 1 isoform X2, translating to MRTTTINSREVRDAPFQRGPPPAPRLLQRLCSGFRLFLLSLGLSILLLVVVCVITSQNSQLREDLRVLRQNFSNFTVSTEDQVKALTTQGERVGRKMKLVESQLEKHQEDLREDHSRLLLHVKQLVSDVRSLSCQMAALRGNGSERICCPINWVEYEGSCYWFSSSVKPWTEADKYCQLENAHLVVVTSWEEQRFVQQHMGPLNTWIGLTDQNGPWKWVDGTDYETGFKNWRPGQPDDWYGHGLGGGEDCAHFTTDGHWNDDVCRRPYRWVCETELGKAN from the exons ATGAGAACGACCACCATCAACTCCAGAGAGGTGAGAGATGCTCCCTTTCAGCGAG GGCCACCTCCCGCTCCAAGGCTCTTGCAGCGACTCTGCTCTGGATTCCGTCTCTTCCTGCTTTCCCTGGGCCTCAGCATCCTGCTGCTGGTGGTTGTCTGTGTGATCACATCCCAAA ATTCCCAACTCCGGGAAGATCTGCGGGTTCTAAGGCAGAATTTCAGCAACTTTACCGTGAGCACTGAGGACCAGGTCAAGGCCCTGACCACCCAGG gagagagagtgggaagaAAGATGAAGTTAGTCGAGTCACAGCTGGAAAAACATCAGGAGGATCTGAGGGAAG ACCACTCTAGATTGCTACTGCATGTAAAGCAGTTAGTGTCTGACGTGCGAAGCTTGAGCTGCCAGATGGCCGCACTTCGGGGCAATG GCTCTGAAAGGATCTGCTGCCCCATCAACTGGGTGGAGTATGAAGGCAGCTGCTACTGGTTCTCCAGCTCTGTGAAGCCTTGGACGGAAGCTGACAAGTACTGCCAGCTGGAGAACGCCCACCTGGTGGTGGTGACTTCCTGGGAGGAGCAG aGATTCGTCCAGCAACACATGGGCCCCTTAAATACTTGGATTGGCCTAACTGACCAGAACGGACCCTGGAAATGGGTGGATGGGACAGACTATGAGACAGGCTTcaa GAACTGGAGACCAGGGCAGCCAGATGACTGGTACGGACATGGGCTTGGAGGGGGTGAAGACTGTGCCCACTTCACCACCGATGGCCACTGGAATGATGACGTCTGCAGGAGGCCCTACCGCTGGGTCTGTGAGACAGAGTTGGGCAAGGCCAATTAG
- the Asgr1 gene encoding asialoglycoprotein receptor 1 isoform X3: MKLVESQLEKHQEDLREDHSRLLLHVKQLVSDVRSLSCQMAALRGNGSERICCPINWVEYEGSCYWFSSSVKPWTEADKYCQLENAHLVVVTSWEEQRFVQQHMGPLNTWIGLTDQNGPWKWVDGTDYETGFKNWRPGQPDDWYGHGLGGGEDCAHFTTDGHWNDDVCRRPYRWVCETELGKAN, encoded by the exons ATGAAGTTAGTCGAGTCACAGCTGGAAAAACATCAGGAGGATCTGAGGGAAG ACCACTCTAGATTGCTACTGCATGTAAAGCAGTTAGTGTCTGACGTGCGAAGCTTGAGCTGCCAGATGGCCGCACTTCGGGGCAATG GCTCTGAAAGGATCTGCTGCCCCATCAACTGGGTGGAGTATGAAGGCAGCTGCTACTGGTTCTCCAGCTCTGTGAAGCCTTGGACGGAAGCTGACAAGTACTGCCAGCTGGAGAACGCCCACCTGGTGGTGGTGACTTCCTGGGAGGAGCAG aGATTCGTCCAGCAACACATGGGCCCCTTAAATACTTGGATTGGCCTAACTGACCAGAACGGACCCTGGAAATGGGTGGATGGGACAGACTATGAGACAGGCTTcaa GAACTGGAGACCAGGGCAGCCAGATGACTGGTACGGACATGGGCTTGGAGGGGGTGAAGACTGTGCCCACTTCACCACCGATGGCCACTGGAATGATGACGTCTGCAGGAGGCCCTACCGCTGGGTCTGTGAGACAGAGTTGGGCAAGGCCAATTAG
- the Sec61gl5 gene encoding protein transport protein Sec61 subunit gamma-like, with the protein MDQVMQLVEPSGQFVKDSIWQVKRCTKPDRKEFQEIAMATAIGFAIMGFTGFFVKLIHTPINNIIVGG; encoded by the coding sequence ATGGATCAGGTAATGCAGTTGGTCGAGCCAAGTGGGCAGTTTGTAAAGGACTCGATTTGGCAGGTTAAAAGATGCACCAAACCTGATagaaaagaattccaggagaTCGCCATGGCCACAGCGATAGGATTCGCTATCATGGGGTTCACTGGCTTCTTTGTGAAACTGATCCACACCCCTATTAATAATATTATTGTGGGTGGCTGA